A segment of the Bactrocera neohumeralis isolate Rockhampton chromosome 3, APGP_CSIRO_Bneo_wtdbg2-racon-allhic-juicebox.fasta_v2, whole genome shotgun sequence genome:
CGCTACCACCAACAGTTGGTTCGGACCGGAATTTATGATAGCGCGACGCGTTTATGAAGATTGTCAGGAGAAGAATGATTTCATCGGTTGTCTCAAACAAAAGGCACTGAATGCGCTTTCGCGTGCACTCGAGCAGGACTCCATCAAAATTGTGGACGGTCTTGTTTTGGAGAAGCAGAATAGCACCGAGAAAGAAAGTATTATCAGCTCGCTAACCGACGGACGCGCGCTCAGCTCATTGAGCTCGATCGATCGTGCACTGCTGGCTAAAATTGATAAGTTGACGCGTACGCATGCTTTAAAAATGGATATGAGTCAAGGACGTGGcgataatggtggtggccataagaagaagaaggataaGGATGGCGGTCATGTGAAATATGTAATTGCGGCATTACTTACAGCCATGGGTATTGCCGGACCCATTGGTCTGAAGGCTTTGGCGGCGATCGCCACAAAAGCTTTGGTCATTAGCAAAGTGGCGCTGACAATTGCCGGTATTATTGCGTTAAAGAAACTATTCTCACACGATCATCAAGAAGAGTCCAGTTTTCAGGTACACGCAGGCGATCATAATCGGTGAGTGCTggaaaacataaaattgtttttttatatactatttattttaatattcattttctAATATGAAAACAGACGCAGCACGTACTTGATACGTCCGGTGAACAAACCTAATCAACCGACGGCATCTGGCGGTGTTAGTCAATATTCAGATCCATATCGTTACTACTATGAATATCATTAAttgttacatatatattttatttatataatcaaATGTTTATATAATCCAATGTTAAATATAAGTTTTCATTCGAAAAAATACAAGCAGCTAAAACaccaaagaaattgtttgaaatttgtcttaaaagcttaaaaatagCACTTGTCACTTTAAAACAAAACGCTAACTCGGCTGCACGGAAGCTGTAATAGCCTTTACAAGGAACTTGATTTgatccgataaatgagcagcttgttGGGGACAAAAGTATATATGATCTAtaacatttcttaaaaattgcagTTTTCACCCGTGTACACACCATCAGCTCATCCTTTTAATGTGTAAGAAGCTACCAATTTTCCAGCTTTCTAGTCtcgcttaaaaaaataaataattaatgctTAAGACAAAATGAGAACTTtacattttgttaaaattaaaaagccaaTTCAATATTTACAATCCCTTTTCAATATATGCTGCATATACTCGTTATTAAAACGGATAACGACATAAGTAAAAGAAAACGGAACAGTGTTGCATTAGAATTAAATTGGCATTCCTTTGAAtcaaactttaattaaattaaaaataaaattatgttttaatagtccattatttcaattaaattttttatataattaatccTTTTTCTTCATACTATTCAAGCAATTTGTCagtgttattataaatattaaattttaaatatataaaatgcctttaatttcaaaatatttatattcgcGCGTGCAACCCTACTTCCTTCTCGTTGTTTTGCATTCTCGTCAGTTTCCGTTTTGTTTCCTCGACAAGCTGACGGGTCGTTCATCGCCGCGAAATAAAATAGTGAATTTGTGTGttaatactttcaaaaattaattgcaaagcCAGAGTTCATAATATTCAGATATTGTACTTTATTAAAAGACTAGAGTTAGCACTAATTTGCATGAAGTGTTATCTTTACAACAATCATTTTTCCGTATTCGGTAGTTCTTGCGGCGTGTATAAGAAACTAGCCACAATTTTCATCGCCATCACTTCAAAACAGGGTGtctgtatttttaaaatttgtttcgtcaatttcaatttatttactttgtgatattttatacaaattcaaTACGTAATATATACAAAGAATACGATAAAATGCAATATACTTTTGTTAAAgtaattaacaaattaatacCATACACAAATTGGAATACATGAAAACGTAAAATCGCAATTAATAGTTTTTTCATTGCCTGCAGTCAAATTCTTATCACAGACCGCAACCTTATTTCCTCTTTTGCTTTCACGCTTTCTCGACAGTATCCGTTCCTTTTTCGCCGACGAGTTCAGTTGCCGTTAACCAACGCGAAGTAACAGAGCAAAGTttgtgtttaataaaattaacttttaggCTAAATTTCAGATGCAACAAAATAGTGCAATCGCGCAATGAGTaatgaaatacaaaaactgtgtatttgattaataaaatttgatattaataCACTTTGAGCGCTTTTCGTTATCGTGCGGTAGTAATCGTGATGTGTAAGTGAGCAAGTTTCGACATGCATAAATTCAAGGCAAAGTACATTGGTGCCTATAATTGCTTAAATTTTGTCCTATTATGTGGGTaaatacttgtttttaattaaaaaaattgtaaatctctaaaatataattagcaaagtgtaataaatatatgtcCAAATTGACATCGTAATAATAACATGACTTATATTATTACATTCAAAACGAATATGCTTATTTAAACGCCATTCAACGTTGTTCGGTTGCAATCGTGAAGTGTAACGGGCAAGCTGCGACTGCGAAAGATAAGTgtgaaattgaatatttaataaaaattgtgaaaatattttactattgcGTACCTATAACGCATATTTTTAAGCTATATGTCGTTATATGAATCATATAAACTATAAATTTGATATAAGCACATAAGTGAaagcaaataagcaaaaatttcgCGAACCGCCATTTGCAATGTGACAACGAAGTTGAGCTGCAgtccgaaaaaaatgttataatctTTAATAACTAGCATATGCAACAAAATAATGCAATCGCACAATAAGTAGTAGAATACAAAatgattaaaatataattagcaGTGTgtaatacatacaaaatggTATCGTAACAATtaaaaagcatataaatatattcaaaacgAATATTCTTATTTAAGCGTCATTCAACGTCGTTCGGTAGTAATCGCGAAGTGTAACGGGCAAGCTGCGACTGTGAAAGATAAGTgtgaaattgaatatttaataaaaattgtaaaaatattttactattgtGCACATTTAACGCGTATTTTTAAGCTATAAGTCGTTATATGaaacacattaattataaatattttatatacacttatatTAAAGCAAGTAAAAATTTCAGGAAACGCCATTTGCAATGTGACAACGAAGTTGAACCGCAGtccgaaaaaatgttattatctttAATAACTAGCACAAAATTATTACAAGTACAATAAAAGTGTTTCTCATTGTTTGTTAAGcaaattaacaattttgaataattatgtGTAAAGTAGTGAAGTGAAATGTGATACAATTAGTTGATGGAAAAAATACAACCAAGAAATTATTAAgtgcaattgcaaataaaataaataaaaccacagataatacaattaaataacATCATTCTGGCTCAATAGAGAATTACTGATATTTAATTGGTAAGTTTAAACAATATAAGCTTATAAAATGCATATTGTAGGAGCACGCGTAGTTAAACATTACcctttgtatttgtatataaattgcaacttgcaattttatattaattaaaaattatcttccATTTATTCAAACATAATCAGTTTAaagattttatgtttattttatacaaaattatgacttttattttaagtaaaatagcTTAAAATGTAGTACCTTCAACAATGCCAATTTTTAAGACTTTAttcttattaaagtttttacatAGATATAGAAATGTTTGTTACGATTTTTTAAGCTTTGTTCAATTTGTACATATCAAACGCACACCAGCCTTCGCcattaaataatagaaaaaatgaaCAATACTCATGGGTGATTACAATGCCTGCCGAAGAGATaccaaaaaaaagatatttaaagTGTAGGTGTGCAATTTACAATCTTTAGAGAAGTTTTTCTAAACTTGGCACTAATTTGTATAAGCCTTACTAATGATtgcattaaacttaaatatagatgatgttaattttataaagaattatttttaaatacaactgTATATTGAGTTATGCATAATTCCCTGTTGCACatgaaactaaatttaattcatGTTTGGTCAAACAATTGAATTCTGCATAACGAactacaataaattaaatttctattaaaatataaatcaataaaacagTTTCTTTTTCTATTAATATACTCAATTTATacgtaaattatttaattctttgaattaaaaaaataataatcatcaTCTTCGACCGTCACGCATTCCACGCTATCGCCATTGCCGCTACCACCACCTACACCAACATCACTCGCCACCGCATTCTCTAGATTTCATCCGGTTACCTCTTCATTGGCAAAATCCAATTTGACCACATCAGCGGGTAGACATTCTTCTTCGTGTTCCTGAGTGTTGATACGATTCAGTGTCATCATCACATCAGGACCAGATTTCAAAGCTATAGAACTTGTAGTTTGCGGTGCGGTAGTCGTTACAGCCACACCACTTACAACACCTGTAGCTGGCACCATAACTGTCGTAGGCGCCACAGCAGTTATGGCAGCAGCACTACTAGCCACCGCTAAAGCTTGTTGCGACGTTGTTTGCTGCTGCGCTGACTGTTGCTGCACGGACTGCACCACCTGCGCCATTTGCGTCGACGTAGCAGGTTGTAAAACCACATTCTCCGTCACAGTAGCCATTGTTGATCCTGTTGATACGGCCAACAAtgctttttgttgctgttgcaattgTTGGAATTGCTGCAACGTCACTGTGGTAGTCTGTGGTTGTTGTATGATTTGTGTTGCTGCGCTGGTTTGTTGTATGATAATTTGTTTGGGTGATGTCTGTAGCGATTGTGGCGCAGTTAATGTTGGTTGAGGATGATGTTGCTGCTGTGCCACCTGTGTTGTCTGCACCGGCAATATACGTTGAACATGTTGTATATGCACTGTTTGTGGTGTGCCAGACTGGGTTTGTTGTGGTTGAtggtgctgctgttgttgttgcgttattACATTCAcattttggtgttgttgctgtattgTATTCAATTGTATTGTTTGCTGTTTTACAACATGCGTTTGTTGTGTTGGCAATTGTTGCACGGTCTGTATGACATGTTGTACTTGCTGCACAGGCACCTGTTTGGCTGGTATACCGGCATCTTCGAAGGCCTTCTTCTTAAGTGCTTGTCGTATTTGAGAACTATTAAAGAATAAAGACacattttagatattttttagtCTGATTATTGATGCCCTCTCGCTACATCCTTACTAAGATACAAGTTTTTGCAAAATGacttaaattttgtattgtaaAACTT
Coding sequences within it:
- the LOC126752083 gene encoding uncharacterized protein LOC126752083 gives rise to the protein MRLSNTIEWLLIAIAISLILDTATARHHHRQQTQQRRNHNQPQQTQAKHTQFAKRQGRAATTNSWFGPEFMIARRVYEDCQEKNDFIGCLKQKALNALSRALEQDSIKIVDGLVLEKQNSTEKESIISSLTDGRALSSLSSIDRALLAKIDKLTRTHALKMDMSQGRGDNGGGHKKKKDKDGGHVKYVIAALLTAMGIAGPIGLKALAAIATKALVISKVALTIAGIIALKKLFSHDHQEESSFQVHAGDHNRRSTYLIRPVNKPNQPTASGGVSQYSDPYRYYYEYH
- the LOC126752078 gene encoding uncharacterized protein DDB_G0285291 isoform X2; amino-acid sequence: MNSATKVGEIFTAAGQAFSRLGDLTMQLHPNAESPSGSQIRQALKKKAFEDAGIPAKQVPVQQVQHVIQTVQQLPTQQTHVVKQQTIQLNTIQQQHQNVNVITQQQQQHHQPQQTQSGTPQTVHIQHVQRILPVQTTQVAQQQHHPQPTLTAPQSLQTSPKQIIIQQTSAATQIIQQPQTTTVTLQQFQQLQQQQKALLAVSTGSTMATVTENVVLQPATSTQMAQVVQSVQQQSAQQQTTSQQALAVASSAAAITAVAPTTVMVPATGVVSGVAVTTTAPQTTSSIALKSGPDVMMTLNRINTQEHEEECLPADVVKLDFANEEVTG
- the LOC126752078 gene encoding putative mediator of RNA polymerase II transcription subunit 26 isoform X1, whose translation is MNSATKVGEIFTAAGQAFSRLGDLTMQLHPNAESPSGKWTEEEINMLHSSILRFSDDLNKISSSIKNRTVSQIRQALKKKAFEDAGIPAKQVPVQQVQHVIQTVQQLPTQQTHVVKQQTIQLNTIQQQHQNVNVITQQQQQHHQPQQTQSGTPQTVHIQHVQRILPVQTTQVAQQQHHPQPTLTAPQSLQTSPKQIIIQQTSAATQIIQQPQTTTVTLQQFQQLQQQQKALLAVSTGSTMATVTENVVLQPATSTQMAQVVQSVQQQSAQQQTTSQQALAVASSAAAITAVAPTTVMVPATGVVSGVAVTTTAPQTTSSIALKSGPDVMMTLNRINTQEHEEECLPADVVKLDFANEEVTG